In a single window of the Aminomonas paucivorans DSM 12260 genome:
- a CDS encoding peptidylprolyl isomerase: MKYLRTNVRWIMITVVALFVVSCFAGYGMYSRGQGQGGGMRDYAVAEAGGKKIMRSSLEKGMQEMAEQFGNQQITSADLPLLRKAVLDNIVVSEQLLREVENQKITVGDDEVATALKRIQDQFPTKEAYMQYLQRSNLSEKDVKARLREQIAQQKLMEKVSAGASVDIVDARKLYDAMKDMMFRRPMGYTVNVVTFRSESVAKEARQKLLAGEKWDDVLKACSGDIGNSTPYSKPVFIPDRELASDLQVIRTLGIGKLTPLVRITSDDILLAVKRTKEAERVLPFAEVSGDIEQTLLAQKKRELQGAYFEELKKKAGVKVLDPKLFEVEKPASADAKPVSGE, translated from the coding sequence ATGAAATACCTCCGGACAAACGTGCGGTGGATCATGATCACCGTGGTGGCTTTATTTGTGGTCTCCTGCTTCGCTGGCTATGGAATGTACTCCCGCGGGCAAGGGCAAGGCGGCGGGATGAGGGACTATGCGGTCGCCGAGGCCGGGGGCAAGAAGATCATGCGCTCGTCCCTGGAGAAGGGCATGCAGGAGATGGCGGAGCAGTTCGGGAACCAGCAGATCACCTCTGCAGATCTGCCCCTGCTGCGCAAGGCGGTGCTGGACAACATCGTGGTCTCCGAGCAGCTCCTTCGGGAGGTGGAGAACCAGAAGATCACCGTGGGGGACGACGAAGTGGCCACGGCCCTGAAGCGGATCCAGGACCAGTTCCCCACGAAGGAAGCCTACATGCAGTATCTCCAGCGTTCCAACCTTTCCGAGAAGGACGTGAAGGCACGCCTGCGGGAGCAGATTGCCCAGCAGAAGCTGATGGAGAAGGTCAGCGCAGGGGCGTCCGTGGACATCGTGGATGCCCGGAAACTCTACGATGCCATGAAGGACATGATGTTCCGGCGTCCCATGGGCTACACGGTGAACGTGGTCACCTTCCGTTCCGAGAGCGTGGCGAAGGAAGCCCGGCAGAAACTCCTGGCGGGGGAGAAGTGGGACGACGTGTTGAAGGCCTGTTCCGGGGACATCGGAAACTCCACCCCCTACTCCAAGCCCGTCTTCATTCCCGATCGGGAGCTGGCCTCGGACCTTCAGGTCATCCGCACCCTGGGGATCGGAAAACTGACCCCCCTGGTGCGCATCACCAGCGACGACATCCTTCTGGCGGTGAAGCGCACCAAGGAAGCCGAGCGGGTCCTGCCCTTCGCCGAGGTGAGCGGGGACATCGAACAGACCCTCCTTGCCCAGAAGAAGCGGGAGCTTCAGGGGGCCTACTTCGAAGAACTGAAGAAGAAGGCGGGAGTGAAGGTCCTGGACCCGAAGCTCTTCGAGGTGGAGAAACCCGCGTCTGCGGACGCCAAGCCGGTAAGCGGGGAGTGA
- a CDS encoding DNA polymerase: MDEPRFLLVDGHGLAFRAFYALPELSAPDGTPVHAILGFLNMLQKVLEEQRPQGWGLFFDPKGETERKKIYGDYKLGRRPTPEGFKIQLPLLLELLEALGHRVHVREGVEADDLIASTALSLGKGREALVLSADKDLLQVLSPGVRVMRPQKGVSEFRLFDEALFREEYGFAPSAMADYLALTGDAVDHIPGVAGIGDKGARALVSHHGSLEGIYAHLGELPKGQRGKLEEGREQAFASRALVVPLPTEAIPAEGLIPAPRDDERARTLCSRLGLKQLLKRLGLGQEGTSPGQGTGAPAASVVRKGAPVSLEEVLAASRLAVLWERKGDSPVHPRMGEVALVLPDGRNWRGELPEGFPLGERLRGKRCLFWGYKEWCALEGREGEPEEGVEDLKLVHYALHPDRGESAGRGLPPGTENPFALLETLCEEPLWPSVAPLVRDLDLPLAPVLARMESRGIGVDEGALASLDVRLEGRSRELEALVRAEAGEEVNLQSPKQMAALLFERLGLPPLKKTKTGFSTDVGVLEELAKLPDPLSRVPRHLLEHREVAKLRTGFVQPFLKQAHRDGGHIYSTFEQTATGTGRLSSRDPNVQNLPVFGEWAEAFRRCLVPTSPKDRFLSADYSQIELRVLAHLCGEPRLVQAFEAGRDIHRETASWVYGVAAEEVSAEQRRFAKVVNFGLLYGMSAHGLAQRMGVGRPEAAQIIDRYFSVLPRVREYLEETVREAKARGYTVSLFGRVRPLGEVSTVEGRGGGALDRVAVNSPIQSTAADIAKVAMVDLERRLRGSGLPVRLVLQVHDSLVCQVPQEALEEAASLLRDVMERAVTLSVPLETVTKAGSSLADL, translated from the coding sequence ATGGATGAACCCCGCTTTCTTCTGGTGGACGGTCACGGCCTCGCCTTTCGGGCCTTCTACGCCCTCCCGGAGCTTTCCGCTCCCGACGGGACGCCGGTCCATGCGATCCTGGGTTTTCTCAACATGCTCCAGAAGGTCTTGGAGGAGCAGCGACCCCAGGGATGGGGGCTCTTCTTCGACCCCAAAGGGGAGACGGAGCGCAAGAAGATCTATGGGGACTACAAGTTGGGGCGTCGGCCCACCCCGGAGGGCTTCAAGATCCAGTTGCCCCTGCTGCTGGAGCTGCTGGAGGCCCTGGGGCACCGGGTGCACGTTCGGGAGGGCGTAGAGGCGGACGATCTCATTGCCTCCACAGCCTTGTCCCTGGGGAAGGGGCGAGAGGCCCTGGTCCTCTCTGCCGACAAGGATCTTCTCCAGGTACTCTCCCCGGGGGTAAGGGTGATGCGTCCCCAAAAGGGGGTCTCGGAGTTCCGGCTTTTCGATGAAGCCCTCTTTCGGGAAGAGTACGGATTTGCCCCCTCCGCCATGGCGGACTACCTTGCCCTGACGGGGGACGCGGTGGACCACATTCCCGGAGTTGCCGGAATCGGGGACAAGGGAGCCCGCGCCCTGGTGTCCCATCACGGGAGCCTGGAGGGGATCTATGCCCACCTGGGGGAGCTGCCCAAGGGGCAGAGGGGCAAGCTGGAGGAGGGAAGGGAGCAGGCCTTCGCAAGCCGTGCCCTGGTGGTCCCCCTGCCCACGGAGGCAATCCCGGCGGAAGGGTTGATCCCTGCCCCGAGGGACGATGAGCGAGCCCGGACCCTCTGCAGCCGCCTCGGACTGAAGCAGCTGCTGAAAAGGCTGGGGTTGGGGCAGGAGGGTACTTCCCCCGGCCAGGGGACCGGTGCTCCCGCAGCCTCCGTCGTCCGGAAAGGCGCCCCCGTGTCCCTGGAAGAGGTCCTGGCGGCCTCCCGCCTGGCGGTGCTGTGGGAAAGGAAAGGGGATTCCCCGGTCCATCCCCGGATGGGGGAAGTGGCTCTGGTTCTTCCGGATGGGCGGAACTGGCGGGGAGAACTTCCCGAGGGCTTCCCCCTGGGGGAACGGCTTCGGGGCAAGCGGTGCCTTTTCTGGGGCTATAAGGAGTGGTGTGCCCTGGAAGGTCGGGAGGGGGAGCCGGAGGAGGGGGTGGAGGACCTGAAGCTGGTCCACTATGCCCTGCACCCGGACCGGGGGGAGAGCGCGGGCCGGGGGCTTCCTCCGGGGACGGAGAATCCCTTCGCCCTCCTGGAGACGCTTTGCGAGGAACCTCTTTGGCCCTCCGTGGCTCCTTTGGTGCGGGACCTGGACCTGCCCCTGGCTCCGGTGCTGGCCCGGATGGAGAGCCGCGGGATCGGGGTGGACGAGGGGGCGTTGGCCTCCCTGGACGTCCGCCTGGAGGGGCGCTCCCGAGAACTGGAGGCTCTGGTCCGCGCCGAGGCGGGGGAGGAGGTGAACCTCCAGTCTCCCAAGCAGATGGCGGCGCTGCTCTTCGAGAGGCTGGGGCTGCCGCCCCTGAAGAAGACCAAGACGGGGTTTTCCACCGATGTGGGGGTGTTGGAGGAGTTGGCGAAGCTTCCGGATCCCCTTTCGAGAGTCCCTCGCCACCTCCTGGAGCACCGGGAGGTGGCGAAGCTGCGCACGGGGTTCGTGCAGCCTTTTTTAAAGCAGGCTCACCGGGACGGGGGGCACATCTACTCCACCTTCGAGCAGACTGCCACGGGGACGGGGCGCCTCTCCAGCCGGGACCCCAACGTGCAGAACCTGCCGGTTTTCGGGGAATGGGCGGAGGCGTTTCGCCGGTGCCTCGTGCCCACGTCCCCGAAGGACCGTTTCCTGTCGGCGGACTACTCCCAGATTGAACTCCGGGTGTTGGCGCACCTTTGCGGGGAGCCCCGGCTGGTCCAGGCCTTCGAGGCGGGACGGGACATCCATCGGGAAACCGCATCGTGGGTGTACGGCGTGGCGGCGGAGGAGGTGTCTGCCGAACAGCGTCGATTCGCCAAGGTGGTGAACTTCGGTCTCCTCTACGGGATGAGCGCCCACGGACTGGCCCAGCGAATGGGGGTAGGGCGACCCGAGGCCGCCCAGATCATCGACCGGTACTTCTCCGTGCTCCCCCGGGTTCGGGAGTACCTGGAGGAGACGGTGCGGGAGGCGAAGGCCCGAGGGTACACCGTCTCCCTATTCGGTCGCGTGAGGCCCCTTGGGGAGGTCTCCACGGTGGAGGGACGGGGCGGGGGAGCCCTGGATCGGGTGGCGGTGAATTCTCCCATCCAGAGCACCGCCGCGGACATCGCCAAGGTGGCCATGGTGGACCTGGAACGGCGCCTGCGGGGTTCGGGCCTTCCCGTTCGTCTGGTCCTGCAGGTCCACGACTCCCTGGTCTGTCAGGTTCCGCAGGAAGCCTTGGAGGAGGCGGCGTCGCTTCTGAGGGACGTCATGGAACGGGCTGTCACCCTCTCCGTGCCGCTGGAGACGGTGACGAAGGCGGGCAGCTCCCTGGCAGACCTGTAG
- a CDS encoding glutamate--tRNA ligase, giving the protein MTQETVRVRFAPSPTGSLHIGGAHTALFNWLWARHNGGRFVLRIEDTDRERSTQAFEETILDGMRWMGLDWDEGPDVGGAFGPYRQSERLDLYRSHAEELLNQGVAYEEDGAVLYRIPAGLRLGFEDRVYGHIEVDSAKASVNQDGSIKDIVILKRDGMPTYNYAVVVDDHTMGINWVIRGEDHVINTPKQLLLYRALGWEPPSFAHLPMILGKDKKKLSKRHGATSVFEYHDLGYLPDGVFNFLALLGWSPGEDQEILSREEAVTLFDLGRVTKRAAVFDLDKLNHVNQEHLKRMEPHRRLATIRPFWTELGLDPDRFEDVYLEKALTLLAGRGQTTRQLAEYTDYLLSFDAVTTRYEGGDLTEETRSRLRPFYDAWLTGCRPWEGETMEAFARTWSEEKGLSLKEIAMPLRWALTGRKVSPGVFEVAQLLGPEECRRRLEHYGLA; this is encoded by the coding sequence ATGACACAGGAGACGGTGCGGGTGCGTTTCGCCCCGAGCCCCACGGGCTCCCTGCATATCGGCGGAGCCCACACGGCCCTTTTCAACTGGCTCTGGGCGCGCCACAACGGGGGACGGTTCGTCCTGCGCATCGAGGACACGGATCGGGAACGCTCCACTCAGGCCTTCGAGGAGACCATCCTGGACGGAATGCGCTGGATGGGGTTGGACTGGGACGAGGGCCCCGACGTGGGGGGAGCCTTCGGACCCTACCGCCAGTCGGAGCGCCTGGACCTGTACCGGAGCCATGCCGAGGAGCTTTTGAATCAGGGTGTGGCCTACGAGGAGGACGGGGCGGTGCTCTACCGCATCCCGGCAGGGCTCCGCCTGGGGTTCGAAGACCGGGTGTACGGGCACATCGAAGTGGACAGCGCGAAGGCCTCGGTGAACCAGGACGGGTCCATCAAGGACATCGTGATCCTCAAGCGGGACGGCATGCCCACGTACAACTACGCCGTGGTGGTGGACGACCACACCATGGGCATCAACTGGGTCATCCGGGGGGAGGACCACGTGATCAACACCCCGAAGCAGCTCCTCCTCTACCGCGCCCTGGGGTGGGAACCCCCGTCCTTCGCCCATCTGCCCATGATCCTGGGAAAGGACAAGAAGAAGCTCTCCAAGCGCCACGGGGCCACCAGCGTCTTCGAGTACCACGACCTGGGCTACCTGCCCGACGGAGTCTTCAACTTTCTGGCTCTCCTGGGATGGTCCCCGGGGGAAGACCAGGAGATCCTCTCCCGGGAGGAGGCGGTGACCCTCTTCGATCTGGGCCGGGTGACCAAGCGAGCGGCGGTTTTCGACCTGGACAAGCTGAACCACGTGAACCAGGAACACCTGAAGAGAATGGAACCCCACCGGCGCCTCGCCACCATCCGCCCCTTCTGGACGGAACTGGGGCTGGATCCGGACCGTTTCGAGGATGTCTATCTGGAAAAGGCCCTCACCCTCCTTGCCGGTCGGGGACAGACCACCCGCCAGCTGGCGGAGTACACGGACTACCTCCTGAGCTTCGACGCCGTGACGACCCGCTACGAGGGAGGGGATCTGACGGAGGAGACCCGATCGCGCCTGCGACCTTTCTACGATGCCTGGCTGACAGGTTGCCGCCCCTGGGAGGGAGAGACGATGGAGGCCTTTGCCCGGACCTGGTCCGAGGAGAAAGGGCTGTCCCTGAAAGAGATCGCCATGCCCCTGCGGTGGGCCCTGACGGGGCGGAAGGTGAGCCCGGGGGTCTTCGAGGTGGCCCAGCTGCTGGGGCCGGAGGAGTGCCGAAGACGCCTGGAGCACTACGGTCTGGCCTGA
- a CDS encoding asparaginase domain-containing protein, producing the protein MNVRVLLTGGTIASGFREGGAEPDGATARSLVGLLDSFFRERGVVPLFRSLWGEAGLDSSDLDPGHWVALTREVAEALEEGCGGVLILHGTDTMAYTSAWLSLCLAGVPVSVVLTGSQFTRDFTPEDGSVNLRGAAQVLCSSFPGVWLYFNWKLIPGARAHKARASHPDAFVSTNGIPVYFNPEWGLSSSFEHPKKTWNPGKDLRALLAHTPETARAVCSRMGWHFCFPGCGLCLRGDEEVLGLVGYGAGNVPQRLLRQVEETYAKRDRKPLILACSQAEGDFKNPGAYRNVGIASLSRSGFRVFSQMDSPLEFVHALGCFALLARPEAPEDVLSRHLKTFS; encoded by the coding sequence ATGAACGTCCGGGTCCTGCTTACCGGAGGCACCATCGCCAGCGGTTTCCGGGAGGGAGGAGCGGAGCCCGACGGAGCTACGGCCCGCTCCCTGGTGGGGCTGCTGGACAGCTTCTTTCGGGAGAGGGGCGTGGTCCCCCTCTTCCGTTCCCTCTGGGGAGAGGCGGGATTGGACAGCTCCGACCTGGATCCGGGGCATTGGGTGGCCCTCACCCGGGAGGTGGCGGAGGCCCTGGAGGAAGGGTGTGGGGGCGTGCTGATCCTCCACGGCACGGACACCATGGCCTATACCTCCGCGTGGCTTTCCCTGTGCCTCGCGGGGGTGCCCGTTTCGGTGGTGCTCACGGGAAGCCAGTTCACCCGAGACTTCACCCCCGAGGACGGGAGCGTGAACCTTCGGGGGGCGGCCCAGGTCCTCTGCTCCTCCTTTCCCGGGGTGTGGCTGTACTTCAACTGGAAGCTCATTCCCGGGGCTCGAGCCCACAAGGCCCGGGCCAGCCACCCCGATGCCTTCGTTTCCACCAACGGCATCCCCGTGTACTTCAACCCCGAGTGGGGGCTTTCCTCCTCCTTCGAGCACCCCAAGAAGACCTGGAACCCCGGGAAGGACCTGCGGGCGCTGCTTGCCCACACCCCGGAAACGGCTCGTGCGGTCTGTTCCCGCATGGGGTGGCACTTCTGCTTTCCCGGGTGCGGGCTCTGTCTTCGGGGGGACGAAGAGGTGCTGGGGCTGGTGGGCTACGGGGCGGGCAACGTGCCCCAACGTCTTCTGCGGCAGGTGGAGGAGACCTACGCGAAAAGGGATCGCAAACCCCTGATCCTGGCGTGCAGCCAGGCGGAAGGGGATTTCAAGAACCCGGGAGCCTACCGGAACGTGGGGATCGCTTCCCTGAGCCGGTCGGGGTTTCGGGTCTTCAGCCAGATGGACAGCCCCCTGGAGTTCGTCCACGCCCTGGGATGTTTCGCCCTGCTGGCGCGTCCCGAGGCTCCGGAGGACGTGCTGTCCCGGCATCTGAAGACCTTTTCCTGA
- a CDS encoding 4Fe-4S binding protein, which produces MLNRMTVQALRQICAPSATNPFPAKHMPESLCGFLRDVAEGKRSLCPPVEPPEGYRGRIAYDRGKCIGCRLCIKVCPANAIEFVPEEKKIRIHVDRCCFCEQCTEICPVSCLWMTRECLVSGTDRREQVVVDSGPKP; this is translated from the coding sequence ATGCTCAACCGAATGACCGTGCAGGCCCTGCGCCAGATCTGTGCCCCCTCGGCGACGAATCCCTTTCCTGCGAAGCACATGCCCGAGAGCCTGTGCGGGTTTCTGCGGGATGTGGCGGAGGGGAAGCGGTCCCTGTGTCCCCCCGTGGAGCCTCCCGAGGGCTATCGAGGGCGCATTGCCTACGACCGGGGAAAGTGCATCGGCTGCCGTCTCTGCATCAAGGTCTGCCCCGCCAACGCCATTGAGTTCGTTCCCGAGGAAAAGAAGATCCGGATCCACGTGGATCGTTGCTGCTTCTGCGAGCAGTGCACCGAGATCTGTCCCGTGTCCTGCCTTTGGATGACCCGAGAGTGCCTGGTTTCCGGGACGGATCGTCGGGAGCAGGTGGTGGTGGATTCCGGGCCGAAGCCATGA
- a CDS encoding respiratory chain complex I subunit 1 family protein, whose product MLLLTKLIAGAALLPIVMMLALLNDGADRILHARMQRRTGPPLLQTYYDVLKLLCKETIVPRRAVAWVFNGAPWASLTVTLMLFLYLPMGALPPILGTEGDVILVLYLLATSAVCLVAGGYASGSPYASVGASREMVLMMSYEFPLSMVVCTLAWYALRTGMPGEPFSLETFVATPLWGVVGLNGLLGLGSLFLVLLAVVPAEVGKAPMDIPEAKTEILEGLIVEYSGRNLALIKIVFALRQLAMCALVVNLFLPWSLGGALGVSGLSLFALDFLAFWVKVFAVQVLGVTLVRTAFGRIKIWQASWFYWVPVGGLSLAGMLLMTLDILKAA is encoded by the coding sequence ATGCTCTTGCTGACCAAGCTGATTGCAGGGGCCGCCCTTCTGCCCATCGTGATGATGCTGGCGCTGCTGAACGACGGGGCGGATCGCATCCTCCACGCTCGGATGCAGCGGCGCACGGGCCCGCCGCTCCTGCAGACCTACTACGACGTGCTCAAACTCCTCTGCAAGGAGACCATCGTGCCCCGGAGGGCCGTGGCTTGGGTCTTCAACGGAGCGCCCTGGGCCTCCCTGACCGTGACTCTGATGCTGTTCCTCTATCTCCCCATGGGAGCGTTGCCGCCGATTCTGGGCACGGAGGGGGACGTCATCCTGGTGCTCTACCTTTTGGCGACCTCGGCGGTCTGCCTGGTGGCGGGAGGTTATGCCAGCGGTTCTCCCTACGCCAGCGTGGGGGCCAGCCGGGAGATGGTCCTGATGATGAGCTACGAATTCCCCCTGTCCATGGTGGTGTGTACCCTGGCCTGGTATGCCCTGCGCACGGGCATGCCCGGAGAACCCTTCAGCCTGGAGACCTTCGTGGCCACTCCCCTTTGGGGGGTGGTGGGCCTCAACGGGTTGCTGGGACTGGGAAGCCTTTTCCTGGTGCTCCTGGCGGTGGTCCCTGCGGAGGTGGGCAAGGCCCCCATGGATATCCCGGAGGCGAAGACGGAGATCCTGGAAGGGCTGATCGTGGAGTACTCCGGGAGAAACCTGGCCCTCATCAAGATCGTCTTCGCCCTGCGCCAGCTGGCCATGTGCGCACTGGTGGTGAACCTCTTCCTCCCCTGGTCCCTAGGCGGCGCCTTGGGGGTGTCGGGGTTGTCTCTCTTCGCCCTGGATTTTCTGGCCTTCTGGGTCAAGGTGTTCGCCGTGCAGGTTCTGGGGGTGACGCTGGTCCGGACTGCCTTCGGGAGGATCAAGATCTGGCAGGCCTCCTGGTTTTACTGGGTTCCCGTAGGAGGGCTCTCCCTTGCGGGGATGCTCCTCATGACCCTGGACATCCTGAAGGCAGCCTAG
- a CDS encoding hydrogenase large subunit — MASKSHTKTYRVPIGPVHVGLKEPITAWLDVDGERIVDATIRPGAIHRGIEFMARERNPIQVIYLAERICGICSFTHIVAFVRAVEDAAKIPVPPRAQYIRSLVLELERVHSHILWAGVACYTLGFDSAFHLGMQLREKVMDVLEAFTGNRVNYGIGTVGGVRRDVTPGVGKAIQEMLSFYRREFRVFYDIVTEDLVARARMRDVGTLAPEDAVKYCTLGPTLRGSGHRVDVRWNAPYEAYQDLVVQPVVPQDTMGEVRGDVFDRFLVRVHEVYQSLEILETILAGLPEGPLVWEPKLVKLLAYLKQADGTGWGCIEGPRGDDTHVVRLKAGEENVNWWKVRAPTYSNAVAWPLMFRNQDLADASLIINSVDPCISCMERTLATDRVRGNRRLLDREELVRMSREKTRRLMGSCSC, encoded by the coding sequence ATGGCATCGAAATCGCACACGAAAACCTACCGGGTTCCTATCGGTCCCGTGCACGTAGGGCTTAAGGAGCCCATCACCGCTTGGCTGGATGTGGACGGGGAGCGGATCGTGGACGCCACCATCCGCCCCGGAGCGATCCACCGGGGCATCGAGTTCATGGCCCGGGAACGAAACCCCATCCAGGTGATCTATCTGGCGGAGCGGATCTGCGGGATCTGTTCCTTTACCCACATCGTCGCCTTCGTCCGGGCGGTGGAGGATGCCGCCAAGATCCCCGTTCCCCCACGAGCCCAGTACATCCGTTCCCTGGTCCTGGAGCTGGAACGGGTCCACTCCCACATCCTCTGGGCGGGAGTGGCCTGCTACACCCTGGGATTCGACTCGGCCTTCCACTTGGGAATGCAGCTTCGAGAGAAGGTCATGGACGTGCTGGAGGCCTTCACGGGCAACCGGGTGAACTACGGCATCGGGACGGTGGGAGGGGTGCGTCGAGACGTGACCCCCGGCGTGGGCAAGGCGATCCAGGAGATGCTCTCCTTCTATCGTAGGGAGTTCCGGGTCTTCTACGATATCGTCACGGAGGACCTGGTGGCACGGGCGCGCATGAGGGACGTGGGGACCCTGGCCCCCGAGGACGCGGTGAAGTACTGCACCCTGGGGCCCACCCTGCGGGGTAGCGGCCACCGGGTGGATGTGCGCTGGAATGCCCCCTACGAAGCCTACCAGGATCTGGTGGTCCAGCCGGTGGTGCCGCAGGATACCATGGGGGAGGTCCGGGGAGATGTGTTCGACCGCTTCCTGGTGCGGGTTCACGAAGTCTATCAATCCCTGGAGATCCTGGAGACCATTCTGGCGGGACTGCCTGAAGGACCCCTGGTGTGGGAGCCCAAGCTGGTGAAGCTGCTGGCATACCTGAAGCAGGCGGACGGCACCGGGTGGGGATGCATCGAGGGTCCCCGAGGAGACGACACCCACGTGGTGCGCCTCAAGGCGGGGGAGGAGAACGTGAACTGGTGGAAGGTTCGGGCGCCCACCTACTCCAACGCCGTGGCCTGGCCCCTGATGTTCCGAAATCAGGATTTGGCGGATGCTTCGCTCATCATCAACAGCGTGGACCCCTGCATTTCCTGTATGGAGCGCACCTTGGCCACGGATCGGGTCCGGGGGAACCGGCGCCTTCTGGACAGGGAGGAGCTGGTGCGGATGAGCCGTGAGAAGACGAGGAGGTTGATGGGGTCATGCTCTTGCTGA
- a CDS encoding NADH-quinone oxidoreductase subunit C, with protein MIFLDRFSREVLSGDRVAEKLVEHMGERPFSWELREHRSGLEEVRGYQDLWVEVDRRDFPDLIQFLFTLDFPHFHVISGDDEGDGVRLIYHFSLFIACSRSARVGLSVSVLLPKGDLSMPSLQDRIPGAEYSEREMREMLGVEFAGMPNRGNIFLPEDWDDDVKPWRRDETAPGPDQVRELQ; from the coding sequence ATGATCTTTCTGGATCGCTTTTCCCGAGAGGTCCTTTCTGGAGACCGGGTGGCGGAGAAACTGGTGGAGCATATGGGGGAGAGGCCCTTTTCCTGGGAGCTTCGAGAACACCGATCGGGGCTGGAAGAAGTGAGGGGCTACCAGGATTTGTGGGTGGAGGTGGACCGTCGTGATTTCCCCGACCTGATCCAGTTTCTGTTCACCCTGGATTTTCCCCATTTTCATGTGATTTCCGGGGATGACGAGGGGGACGGGGTGCGCCTCATCTACCACTTCTCTCTGTTCATCGCCTGCAGCCGTTCCGCCCGCGTGGGGCTCTCCGTTTCCGTCCTGCTGCCGAAGGGCGACCTGTCCATGCCCTCGCTTCAGGACCGGATCCCTGGGGCGGAGTACAGCGAACGGGAGATGCGGGAGATGTTGGGGGTGGAGTTTGCGGGGATGCCCAACAGGGGGAACATTTTTCTCCCCGAGGATTGGGACGACGACGTCAAGCCTTGGCGGCGGGACGAGACGGCACCGGGCCCTGACCAGGTCCGGGAGCTGCAGTAG
- a CDS encoding NADH-quinone oxidoreductase subunit B family protein: MNERRALEVLPRSLWVFHCNSGSCNGCDIEIVATLTPRYDIERLGMKLVGSPRHADALLVTGPVTHYMVERVKRIHAQIPDPKVVICVGNCGCSGDVFYKSYNLEGPVDRVLPVDVYVHGCPPRPEAMIDGVAQAVALLERRRASLAEKKVIA, translated from the coding sequence ATGAACGAACGACGAGCCTTGGAGGTCCTTCCTCGCTCCCTTTGGGTGTTTCACTGCAACAGCGGTTCCTGCAACGGCTGCGATATCGAAATCGTGGCGACTTTGACTCCCCGTTACGACATCGAGCGTCTTGGCATGAAATTGGTGGGGAGTCCTCGCCACGCCGATGCGCTTCTGGTGACGGGGCCGGTGACCCATTACATGGTGGAGCGAGTCAAGCGGATTCATGCCCAGATTCCCGACCCCAAGGTGGTCATTTGCGTGGGAAACTGCGGCTGCTCGGGGGATGTCTTCTACAAGTCCTACAACCTGGAAGGGCCGGTGGATCGGGTTCTGCCCGTGGACGTCTACGTGCACGGATGCCCACCCCGACCGGAAGCGATGATCGATGGAGTGGCTCAGGCCGTGGCCTTGTTGGAGCGCCGCCGTGCCTCCCTTGCAGAAAAGAAGGTGATCGCATGA